AGATAGATTGGTTAGAAACATTTATTGAAGAAGAATAGTTTAAAGCTTCTGTCAACTGAATTTCTGAATCACTATTTGTATTAATTGAAGAGTTATTTACGAGTACATTTTTAAAGTTGGTATCTGGAATATTAACTATAGGCGCTAAACTAAAGTTTGCTGTTACTGTTTTATCTCCATCCATAGTAATATTTATTGGGTTGGTTGTACCTGTAATATCACCAGACCAACTATCAAAAATATATCCTGTATTAGCAACTGCTGTTAAAGTAACTTCCGTTCCAGCATTAAATTCATTACCTGTAGCGGTTGGATTTGTATTTATTGAGCCATTAGTTGCATTAAGTGTCAATGTATATTTTGTAAGGCAGTTATCTCCATAACTTGTAGTACCATCTTTTAACCAAGTTCCATCTGTAGGAGGAGTAAAACCAGCATCAATTTGAATACAACTTAAACTAGAGTTTGTACCAGCAAACATTTGTGTCATATTACTATTGTTTCCATTCGCAATATTTAGGCTTGCAAGTTGATTTGAAATACATGATAATGTTCTAAGCGCAGAATTAGCAGATAGATCTAAAGCGGTTAATTGATTACTATCACAAGTTAATTCTACTAAGTTTGTATTATTAGTAAGATCTATTGAAGTAAATTGATTCCCGTTAAAATATAGAGCCTGTAATTGTAAATTGTTACTTAAATCTATACTAGTTAAGTCATTTGCAGAAAAATTTAGAGTTCTTAATTGAGTATTCGTTGAAATGTCTAATGAAGTTAAATCATTAACAGCACAAACCAAACTCCTTAAATTTATATTCAAACTAACATCAATAGTAGTTAATTGATTAGTATTACAAGTTAAGTTTGTCAAATCAATATTCTTTGCAACATCAACTGAGGTCAATAAGTTTTCATCACATTGAAATATTTGTAATGCTGTGTTTTTTGAAACGTCAATAGATGTTAATTGATTTTTAGAACATTGAAAGATTTGTAAATCTGTTGAGTTTGATACATCTATTGAGGTAATATTTGCATCATTAACAAGTAAAGTTATTAAACCTGTTGCTCCAGAAATATCTAAAGAGCTAAGGTTGTTTTCACTACAGTTTAAAAAACTCAATAGTGAATTTGAAAGCGCTTTTAAAGAAGTAATGCTATTTTTATTACATGAAACACTAGTAAGTTTTTTATTACTAGAAATATCTAGAATAGTTAAGTTATTATCGGCAATATTAAGCTCATTAATATTTATAAATGCTTCAATACCCGTTAAATCTGAAATTGATGAACCATTTGCCGTAATTCTCCCCGTAAAAGCTTCCGCTTCTGTTATTTGAATTTCATTATCTCCGTTGGTGTCAATAGTTGGAGTATGATTCAATAATACATTTTTAAAGTTAGTATCTGGAATGTTAACTATAGTAAGAATTTTACTTTTACCAGAATTTAAATTATTATCATTTTTAGTGTTGGCATATACTGATTTTGCACTTGCAAAAATCAATAAAAATGAAACTATAAAACGTAGTTTAAATGTAATTGTTTTCATAATACTTATTATTAAAATTATTCCCGATACAAAGGTTTTAATTAGGAGTAAATTTTAATATGAGTATTCTTGCAAGCTATTGGAGTATTATTGCAAACCCTTTATTTTCTTAAGGAATTTGGGGTTTCTCCGAATTTTTCTTTAAAGGTTTTATTAAACCAACTCGGATCACTAAATCCTGTTTTGAATGCAATTTCAGAAATACTTAAAGAAGATTTTAGGATTAATTTTTTAGCTTCATCTAAACGAATTGTTCTGATAAAAATAGAAGTAGAAGAATTGGTAGTTGCTTTTATTTTTCTATACAATTGAGATTCACTAAAATGCAATTCAGATGCTAATCTTGAAGCATTAAAACTAGAGTCATCAATATTTTCTTTTATAACTGAAATCACTTTAGAAATAAATGTATCATTTACATTCTCATTTTTAGAATTCAATTGATTTTCTATCGTTTCTCCAAGAGCATATTTTGATTGTAGTTTTTTTCTTAATTCAATCAGTTTTTCCAATCTAACAAGTAATTCTTCTTGATCAAAAGGTTTGGTTAAATACGCATCGGCACCTTTTGTATATCCTTCCAAACTATCATTTTTAGTAGCTTTTGCGGTAAGTAATATTACTGGAATATGAGACGTAATCTCTTTTTGTTTGATATCTTCACATAATTCAAAACCATTTTTCTTTGGCATCATAACGTCGCTTACAATAACATCTGGAATATGTTCAATAGCTTTCTTTAATCCTTCTTCACCATTTTCAGCATATAAAATTCGATATTGATCTTCCAAACAATGTGTAAGATATTTGGCTATATCTTTATTGTCTTCTACAATGAGTACAAGAGGTTGTTCAATATTACTATTAACCTTAATTGATTTTCTTGTTTTTTGCTTTCCACCAGAATATGCAGGAATATGAAACTCATCTGTTGCTTTATTTTCAATTGGCAAAGTAATTATGAATTTTGTCCCTTCATTAACTTTACTGTTAACTGTAATTGTTCCTTTCATCAATTCAGTTAATTCTTTGACAATAGCTAAACCGATTCCACTACCTTCATAATTTTTAGTAGAGCTATTGTCAACCTGATAAAAACGATCAAAGATTTTCTTTTGATGTTCTTCCGAAATACCAATACCAAAATCTTGTACGGTTAACTCAAGAAATTTTTTGTCATTTTTTATGAGTTTATGTGATTCGATTAAAACTTCTGAGTTCTCAGGACTAAACTTAATTGCATTACTAATTAAATTGGTAATGATGTGAGAAATTGAGTTTGGATCGAAGTCCATTTCTATTTGTTCTTCACTTTGAAACTTTAAATCTACTTTATGAGTAGTTGCATGTGAACTCAAACTTTCCACTAAGTAGTTAACGTAATTAGTAATGTTTCCTCTTTTATAATTAAGCTTAATTTTATTTTCTTCAAGCTTAGAAAAGTCTAATAATTGATTAATCAACTTTAATAAATGTTTACTATTATTTTTAATAGTATTTACCGAGTCATCAACGTACTTATTCTTTTTGATGTTTTCACTCATTCCCATGATAACCGTTAAAGGAGTTCTAAATTCATGAGTAATGTTGGTATATAAATTCGATTTTAAGGTATTTATTTCTTGTTGTTTTTGTACTTCTAAAATTGATTCTCGTCTTTTAGAAATAAAGAAATAAACAATTCCTGCTAAGGCAATTAATGCAAGTATTAAAGAAGCTAAATACAATTTGTTTTGATACGATTTATTCTTAATTTCTACTTCTTTTAAGGCAATTTTGTTTTCATTTACAATACTATCACGCAGTTTTTGTGTTGTGTATTTAAAACGAACGTCTTGTTCAATTAATTCTTTTTTAGATAACTTATTAGCTATGCTATCTCTATAGTTAATGTAATTTTTATATTGATGAAGTGCTTTTTTATGATTGCCTTTTCTGGTATAAAGAATAGAGAGATTTTTACTCGTCTGTTCTAAGTTTTTAATTCTTCCTTTTTTCTTGAATATTTCTAACGCCTCAAGTGCCAGTTTTTCTCCAGTAGTTAAATTTCCTTTTTGGGTCTCGAGCTGAGAAATATTGTCTAGAGTTAATGCATAACTTGTGGTCATTTTTAACTCTTTTTTCAAAGCAAGACTTTTATTAAAGAACTTTAAAGCAGAGTCTACATCTTTCAAGCGTTGAAATGCTTTTGCAACATTGTTAGTTGTAATCGCTAAACTACGTTTGTTTTTAGTAGCTTCATACCAAGCTAAAGATTGTTTCCACTTGTGTAAAGCTTGTTTATAATCTTTTTTATAGAAGTAAATTGAAGCTACATTGTTATTTGCAAGAGCAAATCCATTAGTATCTTTTCTAGACAATTGAAGTTCGTAACTTTTGTTATAATATTCTAAAGCTTTATCATAATCTTTTTGCTGTCTATGTAGCATTCCAATATTATTTAGTGCTAAAGCTTTTTGATAATTTAATCTGTGCTGTTCTGCTAGTAGTAAAGACTTGTCATAATAACTAAGTGCTTTTTTATAATTACCAGCTCTGTAAAAGTAAGCTCCTAAATTATTATAGATTAAAGAAATTCTATTAATGTCACCTATTTCTTGTGCCATTGAAATTCCTTTTTCATAATAGTAAATAGAAGAGTCTTGTTGTTCTTTTTTTGAAAAATAGTATCCGATATTATTAAAAGCTCTTACTATTAGTTTTTTATACGTTTTTGGTGACTTCCCTTTCGTAAGTGCCTTTTCGGCTTCTTGAATAACATCCTTGCTTATTGGAAGAATTGTATCTAAGTTTCTTCTAAAAATATAGTCTGCTATGTATAATTTAGTTTGTAAACGAATACTGTCTTCAATAGATGTATCAACAGAAACTCGTTTTAAAGAATCCAATTTTTTGTCTTGTGCTAAAACTGAAATAGATTGAAAAAGAAGTAAAAAAGGAATACAAATTTTTAGATATTTCAAACTTAAAGTAAGGGTATAACGCATTGAAATAATTAAGAGTTGGTGTGAAAATATTTATAAAAAATAGAAAAGTCAAATTTTAGGATAAAACTTTATTAGTTATTGGTGTTGATTTTTAGCATTTTTGAGGTATGAAAAAAGCGCAAGAAGTTTATAGTATTTTAGGTAGTGGATGGTTAGGGATTCCTTTGGCGATGAAGTTAATAAATGATGGAGTAACTGTTAAAGGATCGACTAGATCTGAGGATAAATTAACTCATTTAATGGAACTAAATATTTTACCTTTTATAGTTGATATTGAAAAGGAAATATCCAATTCAGACTTTTTCAATACTGATGTGCTTTTAATTATGATAACATCAAAAGAAATGTCAGCTTATGAAAACTTGATATCTCAAATTGAAAAATCAGCTGTTAAAAAAGTGATTTTTATTAGTTCAACTTCAGTTTATCCTAGGAATAATAAAACGTATACTGAAGAAGATGAAACTATTGATGATGCTTTATTAGTTAGGGTAGAGGAGTTGTTTAGAAGGAATGCGAATTTCAAAACAACGATAATTAGATTTGCTGGATTATATGGAGGGAAAAGACAACCTGGGAATTGGTTTGCTGAGAAAGAAATTCCACAACCAGATGGTTTTGTAAATATGATTCATAGAGATGATTGTATTGCAATTATTTCTAAAATAATTGAGAAAGATGTATTTGGAGAAACGTTTAATGCTTGTGCAGATCATCATCCAACTCGTAAAGAATTTTATACGGAAGCTAGAAAGAATTTAGGTAAGCCTGAACCTAAGTTTAAGAAAGAAATAGATTTAAAGTTTAAAAAAATTAGTCCAAAAAAGCTGATGAATACTTTGAACTATAAATTCATTCATAATAATTTATTGGATTTGAAGGAGTAAAGGATTTATAAGAACTTTTATTTAACATTCATCTTATATTATTCAAACTCCTTTTAAATAATAATAACGACTTAGACCTAGATCTAAATCGCTATTACTATCATCTTTAGTTATGAATCGTTTTGATAATCAATTATCGAAAAGATTATGAACAAATTTTTCTATTGGTGGAGCAATAAAAAGTATAGCCGGAATTACAAGTATATATGCCAGTAACCAAGACTTTAACCAAATTTGTATGAAATTATTACTAAATCCTAAATTTATAACGATTAGTGAAAATGAAATAATTCCAGTTGTAATTACACCCATTGTTAATGCAAATACCAATTTCTTTTTAAGTTCATTTTTGTTTTGTGAACTCATATATATGTTTTTATATAGATTATCTTTTAAATAAATAGGTAATATTTTTTCAGTTAATTAGAATCTTTATTAATTGATTTTTAACTTAATAACTTCATTATTTTCATTCTTTTTTCGCTGTAACCATAATACTTTAAATTAGTTTCGATTGCAGTTGGTTTGTCTAAAACACCTTTAAAATGTGAAAAACACTCAAAGCTATATTTTCCATGATAACGCCCCATTCCACTATGCCCAACACCACCAAAAGGTAAATTTGGATTGGAGATTTGCATTACACAATCGTTAATAGCTCCGCTACCAAAAGGAATTTCATTTAGAAATCTTTCTTTTGTAGCATTACTATCCGAAAACAAGTAAGCAGCTAAAGGTTTTTCAAAGGATTTAATAATTTCAAAAGCTTCGTCTAATGTTTCATATTCTATGACGGGTAAAAGAGGTCCAAAAATTTCTTCTTGCATAACGGCATCTTTCAAGGATACATTATTTAAAATTGTCGGATGAATTATTCGTTTCTCACGATCGAAAGTTCCACCATAATAAACTTTATCTTGATCTATAAGCTTAGTGACCCTGTCAAAATTTCGTTCGTTAATAATTTGTACGAAATTATTATTCTCTAAAGAGAAGTTATTTTTCTCTATTTCCTGAACGGCTAACTTTAAAAACTCTTCCTTAATATCTTTATGAACTAAAGCATAATCTGCTGTGATACAAAACTGTCCAGAATTTATAAACCTTGCCCAAATCATTCGTTTTACACTCATTTTAAGCGCACAATCTTTTGTAAATATAGATGGGTTTTTTCCTCCTAACTCTAAGGTTACATTAGTTAAATGTTCTGCAGCAGCTTTGTTCACTATTTTTCCAACCATTGGACTACCTGTAAAGAAAATTTTATCATATCGTTGTTTTAGTAGTGCTGTTGTTTCTGGAATAGCACCTTCAACTACATGTAAATAATTTGAATCGAAGTTTTCATTAATCATTTTCGCCATTAATGAACTCGTATTGGTTGGTAATTCACTTGGTTTTAATATAGTAGTATTCCCCGCAACCATGGAGCCAATTAATGGAGTCAATGATAAATTATAAGGTAAGTTCCATGCACCAATAACAAGAGAAACGCCTAATGGTTCAGGTACTAAATAACTCTTTGCAGGAAAATTTAATAAGTTAGTTTTTACTGACTTGTGTTGTGCCCACTTTTTAACATTTTTTATGGCAATCTCAATTTCATCTAATAATGGATAATATTCGATTAATTGGTTTTCAAATTTTGATTTACTAAAGTCTTTGTATATAGCTTCATGCATTTCGTTTTCGTGCTCAACAATAATTTTTTTTAGTTTTTTTAGCTGTTCAATTCTAAATTCTACAGATCTCGTAACATTACTGTTAAAATATTCACGTTGACTTTTTACTAACTGTTGCATTTTTAATTCAAATGCATCCTCGTTCATTTGTTGGGTATTCATAATTTCTTGTATTTTATTTTGTTTGTTGTCCTTTTTTAATTCTATCAATAAGTTTCTTTTTAGGTATAAATGGCACTAACTTAAATTCGAGCTTTTGTAAACCTGATACACCTGAAATAATTTCAAGTTCACCATCTAGCATTGCTTCGTATCCATCTTTAGCAACTTCTGCTGGACTTGCAGTTTTATTATAGATACTCGTTTTTTTCATACCAGAATGTGCGCCAAACCCTGTTTCAGTTGGCCCAGGTAATAAAGCGGTAATCGTGACATTGGTATCAGCTAATTCTCCATAAATCGAACGTGTTAAAGAAGTAACAAATGCTTTACTTGCGAAGTATACTGCTTGTCCTGGTCCCGGAATTAAACTAACAGTTGAAGAAACATTTAAGATGCTTCCTTTATCACGTTTAATGAAATCCGGTAGAAAAAATTTCATCAATCCTGTTAAGGCAATGATATCAACTTGAATCATCGCTAAATCTTTGTCCCAAGGGCGCTCATGAAAATTCCCGATACCACCAAAACCTGCATTGTTAATCAAGTAATCAACTTGTATTTGTTGTTGATTTAGCTCATCGTAAATTTCTTTTGGTGCTTTAAGATCAGTTAAGTTTTTGGCAATTATGTAGACGTTTATGCCGTATTTTCGTTCAAGTTCTTCTTTGAGTAACTCCAAACCTTGGTTGTTTATATCTACAGCTACTATACTTCCTCCTTTAGAGGCATGTAAACGAGAAAACTCTTTTCCAATTCCGCCAGCTGCTCCTGTAATAAGTGCTACTTTTTTCATGGTAATAAAATTTGTTGTTTAATTTATACCACAAAATTATAGAGCTATGTAGATGAGATATTTACCCTATGGTAAAAAATGAAATTTTATATATTTTTCCTGATTCTACTCAGACTTTGTTGAGTAACTCCCAAAAATGAAGCTATGTGTGAAAGTTTAGCCTTTTGAAAAAGGTATGGATGTTCTGCCAATAATTTTAAATAGCGCTCCTCTGCTGTTTTAGTATGAATATCCATTATTCTCCTACTAAAGGTCATAGCAAATTCGGCGAACAACTTTCTAAGTTCTTTGTCAGCAGTTTTTACCTTGTTATTGATGATACTAAATTGTTCCGAAGTAATTAGAAGTATTTCTGTATCATCTAATGCTTCAATAAATAATATATTTTCTTCTTTTCTAAAAAAACTGAAAGGAGAAGTAACAATTGAATTTTCGCTTGAAAACCAATGTGTGACTTGATTACCTTCTAAATCCAAATAATAAAGCCTCAAGAATCCTTTTAGGATATAATAAAAATAGTCACATCTTTGACCAGCTTCAAGCAGTAGTTCACCTTTTTTTACACTTCGATTAGTGAGTTCAAGATTGAATTCTATGTTCCAATTCATCAGATTTTTAGAAGAAAGAAATTCGGTGCTAAACATTGTGCCAACGATTTTGTTATAATAAGCTGTTGTACTTATATCTGATTCTTTAAAAATAAATTTGATACAAGTTATCTAAAATTATACAGGAAAGATAATTATTATGATTCAGTTATGAGTTCACTTAAGATAATTTGTTGGATTAGAAGGAGTAGTGGATTTGCTTTTTTAATAAGAATTAAAAACCGAACAATAGCATTCCAATGCCAATGTTCGGTTTCCTAATTTTTAAAAATGCTTTTAATTTGATATTCAAATTTCACACTTTAGTTTATAAGAAAAGAATTTACTTCCAAATAAAAACTGTGATAAGTCCAACAATTATTGAATATAAAATTGATAGTGTAATTTCAAATTTAAAATTGTCTTTACTTTTTTTCATTTTTGAATCCTTATCAATT
This genomic window from Tenacibaculum sp. 190524A05c contains:
- a CDS encoding InlB B-repeat-containing protein codes for the protein MKTITFKLRFIVSFLLIFASAKSVYANTKNDNNLNSGKSKILTIVNIPDTNFKNVLLNHTPTIDTNGDNEIQITEAEAFTGRITANGSSISDLTGIEAFININELNIADNNLTILDISSNKKLTSVSCNKNSITSLKALSNSLLSFLNCSENNLSSLDISGATGLITLLVNDANITSIDVSNSTDLQIFQCSKNQLTSIDVSKNTALQIFQCDENLLTSVDVAKNIDLTNLTCNTNQLTTIDVSLNINLRSLVCAVNDLTSLDISTNTQLRTLNFSANDLTSIDLSNNLQLQALYFNGNQFTSIDLTNNTNLVELTCDSNQLTALDLSANSALRTLSCISNQLASLNIANGNNSNMTQMFAGTNSSLSCIQIDAGFTPPTDGTWLKDGTTSYGDNCLTKYTLTLNATNGSINTNPTATGNEFNAGTEVTLTAVANTGYIFDSWSGDITGTTNPINITMDGDKTVTANFSLAPIVNIPDTNFKNVLVNNSSINTNSDSEIQLTEALNYSSSINVSNQSISDLTGIEAFKNITTLICFSNTITSLDLSSNTELRNLYCYNNQISDLDLSSNSKLIEFDARNNALSSLNLANGENGNFTVMEVNNNSTLSCIQIDAGFTPPTDGTWVKDSTASYSENCSATASIIDLEYNNAILIYPNPMKNSIQIESTSSEYEINSVEIYNILGMKVVSTEDKIINVAGLTKGIYLVKLKDLKGKIALRKMIKE
- a CDS encoding tetratricopeptide repeat protein yields the protein MKYLKICIPFLLLFQSISVLAQDKKLDSLKRVSVDTSIEDSIRLQTKLYIADYIFRRNLDTILPISKDVIQEAEKALTKGKSPKTYKKLIVRAFNNIGYYFSKKEQQDSSIYYYEKGISMAQEIGDINRISLIYNNLGAYFYRAGNYKKALSYYDKSLLLAEQHRLNYQKALALNNIGMLHRQQKDYDKALEYYNKSYELQLSRKDTNGFALANNNVASIYFYKKDYKQALHKWKQSLAWYEATKNKRSLAITTNNVAKAFQRLKDVDSALKFFNKSLALKKELKMTTSYALTLDNISQLETQKGNLTTGEKLALEALEIFKKKGRIKNLEQTSKNLSILYTRKGNHKKALHQYKNYINYRDSIANKLSKKELIEQDVRFKYTTQKLRDSIVNENKIALKEVEIKNKSYQNKLYLASLILALIALAGIVYFFISKRRESILEVQKQQEINTLKSNLYTNITHEFRTPLTVIMGMSENIKKNKYVDDSVNTIKNNSKHLLKLINQLLDFSKLEENKIKLNYKRGNITNYVNYLVESLSSHATTHKVDLKFQSEEQIEMDFDPNSISHIITNLISNAIKFSPENSEVLIESHKLIKNDKKFLELTVQDFGIGISEEHQKKIFDRFYQVDNSSTKNYEGSGIGLAIVKELTELMKGTITVNSKVNEGTKFIITLPIENKATDEFHIPAYSGGKQKTRKSIKVNSNIEQPLVLIVEDNKDIAKYLTHCLEDQYRILYAENGEEGLKKAIEHIPDVIVSDVMMPKKNGFELCEDIKQKEITSHIPVILLTAKATKNDSLEGYTKGADAYLTKPFDQEELLVRLEKLIELRKKLQSKYALGETIENQLNSKNENVNDTFISKVISVIKENIDDSSFNASRLASELHFSESQLYRKIKATTNSSTSIFIRTIRLDEAKKLILKSSLSISEIAFKTGFSDPSWFNKTFKEKFGETPNSLRK
- a CDS encoding NAD(P)H-binding protein — translated: MKKAQEVYSILGSGWLGIPLAMKLINDGVTVKGSTRSEDKLTHLMELNILPFIVDIEKEISNSDFFNTDVLLIMITSKEMSAYENLISQIEKSAVKKVIFISSTSVYPRNNKTYTEEDETIDDALLVRVEELFRRNANFKTTIIRFAGLYGGKRQPGNWFAEKEIPQPDGFVNMIHRDDCIAIISKIIEKDVFGETFNACADHHPTRKEFYTEARKNLGKPEPKFKKEIDLKFKKISPKKLMNTLNYKFIHNNLLDLKE
- a CDS encoding DUF2798 domain-containing protein, whose translation is MSSQNKNELKKKLVFALTMGVITTGIISFSLIVINLGFSNNFIQIWLKSWLLAYILVIPAILFIAPPIEKFVHNLFDN
- a CDS encoding aldehyde dehydrogenase, giving the protein MNTQQMNEDAFELKMQQLVKSQREYFNSNVTRSVEFRIEQLKKLKKIIVEHENEMHEAIYKDFSKSKFENQLIEYYPLLDEIEIAIKNVKKWAQHKSVKTNLLNFPAKSYLVPEPLGVSLVIGAWNLPYNLSLTPLIGSMVAGNTTILKPSELPTNTSSLMAKMINENFDSNYLHVVEGAIPETTALLKQRYDKIFFTGSPMVGKIVNKAAAEHLTNVTLELGGKNPSIFTKDCALKMSVKRMIWARFINSGQFCITADYALVHKDIKEEFLKLAVQEIEKNNFSLENNNFVQIINERNFDRVTKLIDQDKVYYGGTFDREKRIIHPTILNNVSLKDAVMQEEIFGPLLPVIEYETLDEAFEIIKSFEKPLAAYLFSDSNATKERFLNEIPFGSGAINDCVMQISNPNLPFGGVGHSGMGRYHGKYSFECFSHFKGVLDKPTAIETNLKYYGYSEKRMKIMKLLS
- a CDS encoding SDR family NAD(P)-dependent oxidoreductase codes for the protein MKKVALITGAAGGIGKEFSRLHASKGGSIVAVDINNQGLELLKEELERKYGINVYIIAKNLTDLKAPKEIYDELNQQQIQVDYLINNAGFGGIGNFHERPWDKDLAMIQVDIIALTGLMKFFLPDFIKRDKGSILNVSSTVSLIPGPGQAVYFASKAFVTSLTRSIYGELADTNVTITALLPGPTETGFGAHSGMKKTSIYNKTASPAEVAKDGYEAMLDGELEIISGVSGLQKLEFKLVPFIPKKKLIDRIKKGQQTK
- a CDS encoding Crp/Fnr family transcriptional regulator, with amino-acid sequence MNWNIEFNLELTNRSVKKGELLLEAGQRCDYFYYILKGFLRLYYLDLEGNQVTHWFSSENSIVTSPFSFFRKEENILFIEALDDTEILLITSEQFSIINNKVKTADKELRKLFAEFAMTFSRRIMDIHTKTAEERYLKLLAEHPYLFQKAKLSHIASFLGVTQQSLSRIRKNI